Proteins encoded in a region of the Vicia villosa cultivar HV-30 ecotype Madison, WI linkage group LG5, Vvil1.0, whole genome shotgun sequence genome:
- the LOC131605182 gene encoding uncharacterized protein LOC131605182: MDTERSIEDQFSKLHPSLPQNTRIGIIGAGPSGLSAAYALARLGYKNVTVMEKHHTVGGMCESVEIEGKVYDLGGQVLAASSAPVIFHLAKETGSELEEMDSHKLAVVDPSSGEYLDIKVADDYVSVMSLTLEIQEKVKNCGRIGVHAVSDIASDLTPEYLECHGLKSVPKSVAYGYTASGYGFVQDMPYAYLHEFTRTSMAGKIRRFKGGYTSLWWKIAESLPFRVLCNTEVLSIKRNSDRVVVRIKNLNVAESLEFDKIIISGSFPFNYGRIYRSPSTFIECGKEVMDASDLEKDLFSKVETNDYYTTVLKIKGLEHFPIGFYYFSKYMEDPSTIGNPVAMQKFYDNSNIFLFWSYGNSVDIKGPTVKELAIKTVEAMGGEVESFILQRNFKYFPHVSSQDMKDGYYEKLESELQGSNDTYYVGGLMAFELTERNSSYAMALICKNFANRNDLPTFPYTKNLFPLQTELQKKNPKELDELPEVKFPNLPTLNSYLKYWGTHPITQNKTLYTWINEEGNPVSRRTYGEQHFYSSCVAHKLLTSQKPVIKPGDRVLLVYVPGLDFIDAFFGCLRAKVLPVPIIPPDPMQRSGQALMKIENIAKSCGIVAILSTLAYHSAVRAGSLKNLISLTRKNGKSSSRWPNLPWLHTDTWVKNSKSIVLEHLDDQNEPQPDDTCFLQFTSGSTGDAKGVMISHGGLIHNVKLMQSRYKSTSRTKLVSWLPQYHDMGLIGGLFTSLVSGGSAILFSPMTFIKKPMLWLEIISKYQATHSAGPNFAFELLIRRLESDKDKIRNLDLSSLVFLMVAAEPVRQKTLKRFIELTTPFGLSQKVMAPGYGLAENCVFVSCAFGEGKPIIVDWQGRVCCGYIRPEDKDIDIRIVDPDTCEEFHEDGTEGEVWISSPSAGVGYWGREELSQKTFRNELTNHPGRKYTRTGDLGRIIDQKLFITGRIKDLIIVAGRNIYSSDVEKTVETSSEFLRPGCCAVIGVPEEILSAKGISIPDGSDQVALVVIAEVRDGKPVSKDVIDIIKMRVAEEHGVSLASVKLIKPRTISKTTSGKIKRFECLKQFTDETLHLVPLRTKPMMTKKSKVWPFTASTCREEKPFQLQLVRSSPADSKRINKSDIVEFLKVLISEQTGVLINNVSVTDNLTSYGIDSIGVVKATQKLSDFLGTPIAAIDVFTASCILELASFSEDLLSKTQPQIVRSIPVTTKRINKNNIVEFLKVLISEQTGVSIDNISVTDNLTSYGIDSIGVVKATQKLSDFLGTPVAAIDVFTASCIQELANFSEDLLSKTQTQLSNNPSDVPEAEIDSTESVVEVSKSRQLGIRLLQFLALIYISIMLASPAYLSITAFTNSSLCANKSVAGVSWLNYIISLVFAPLAWILCIASTCICISVFGSSLLGLNYEHTSDISIYSMDFVKWWTLYKAQEISSKVLATHLRGTVFLNYWFEMLGARIGSSVLLDTVDITDPALVSIGDEAVVAEGVLVQSHEVKKGVLSLHPVRIGNYSSIGPYAVIQKGSVVGESVEVKALQKVGGGEHVLKPNNLDNIDKNADLPVINSKTQYDTIYHFMGIYLVGFLSSLAAAIAYFLYIKFSKHPPSLQHFSFVCICGAFHWIPYTVIAYASMFYDVPSNPITFAISFTGAYLLHSLILITLTAVLTRLLIHNPKQNEFKTWLQCRLNISCHLRCAKLLSGTEAFCVYLRLMGAKIGKHCSIRAINPVSNPELMSIGDGVHLGDFSKIITGFHSSNGYLSGKIEVQDNSVIGSQSLILPGSLIQKNVILGALSVAPMNSILQEGGLYIGSQSHTANLTSPLHKQDSQKVTFTLTRKWYQTFSSLFIQPFLQTVSPHILLGLAIYAPLNLIFHLKNTKKVPIFWLLPLIWILSGTIAALTCAIAKWVLIGRKKKGEKVSIWSKSIILDTTWQAIRTITGDYFMEITCGSLMFVTWMKMMGVEVDMDDGDVYVDSMGALLNPEMVKIERGGCVGKEALLFGHIYEGDEGGMVKFGEIKVGEDGFVGSRAMVMPGVRLENGANVGALSLAMKGEVVR, translated from the exons ATGGACACAGAAAGATCAATAGAAGACCAATTCTCCAAGCTGCACCCTTCTTTACCACAAAACACAAGAATCGGAATAATCGGTGCTGGTCCAAGTGGCTTATCAGCTGCTTATGCATTAGCCAGGCTTGGTTATAAGAATGTTACAGTTATGGAGAAACATCACACAGTTGGTGGCATGTGTGAATCAGTAGAAATTGAAG GAAAAGTTTATGATTTGGGAGGACAAGTTCTAGCTGCAAGCAGTGCTCCAGTTATCTTTCACTTGGCGAAAGAGACAGGCTCTGAATTAGAAGAAATGGATTCGCACAAGCTTGCTGTTGTTGATCCTTCATCAGGAGAATATCTTGATATTAAAGTTGCTGATGATTATGTATCTGTTATGTCACTTACGTTGGAAATACAA GAAAAAGTGAAGAATTGTGGTCGTATCGGGGTTCACGCTGTTAGCGACATTGCTTCAGACTTAACTCCAGAGTATCTAGAGTGTCATGGACTCAAATCCGTTCCTAAATCTGTAGCTTATGGTTACACTGCTTCAGGATATGGGTTTGTTCAAGACATGCCTTATGCATACCTTCATGAATTTACTCGAACGTCAATGGCCGGAAAAATTCGACGATTTAAAGGTGGATATACAAGTCTTTGGTGGAAGATTGCTGAATCACTTCCTTTTAGAGTTCTATGTAACACTGAAGTGTTGTCAATCAAACGGAACTCAGACAGGGTCGTGGTTCGTATCAAGAACTTAAATGTAGCTGAATCATTGGAATTCGATAAGATCATAATTTCTGGTTCGTTTCCATTCAATTATGGAAGAATTTACCGATCGCCTTCTACTTTCATAG AATGCGGAAAAGAAGTAATGGATGCAAGTGATCTTGAAAAGGATTTATTCAGCAAAGTCGAGACAAATGATTACTACACCACGGTTTTGAAGATCAAAGGGCTGGAACATTTTCCCATtggattttattattttagtaaatatatggAAGATCCCAGCACAATTGGAAACCCAGTTGCAATGCAGAAATTTTATGATAACAGTAATATATTCTTGTTCTGGTCCTACGGAAACTCAGTTGATATTAAGGGACCAACTGTCAAGGAGCTTGCAATAAAGACAGTAGAAGCCATGGGAGGGGAAGTTGAGAGTTTCATTCTTCAACGCAACTTCAAATATTTTCCTCATGTTAGCAGCCAAG ATATGAAAGATGGATATTATGAAAAGTTGGAATCAGAGCTTCAAGGATCAAATGATACTTATTATGTTGGTGGTCTTATGGCATTTGAGCTAACAGAAAGGAACTCATCTTATGCCATGGCTCTAATTTGCAAGAACTTTGCCAACAGAAATGATTTGCCGACATTTCCTTACACTAAG AATTTGTTTCCCTTGCAAACTGAGCTACAAAAGAAGAACCCTAAAGAATTAGATGAATTGCCAGAAGTGAAATTTCCGAATTTGCCTACTTTGAATAGCTACTTAAAGTACTGGGGGACTCATCCGATTACTCAAAATAAGACTCTTTATACATGGATTAACGAAGAAGGGAATCCAGTGAGTCGCAGGACCTATGGAGAACAGCATTTTTATTCTTCTTGTGTTGCTCATAAGCTCTTGACAAGCCAAAAGCCGGTTATCAAGCCCGGTGACCGAGTTCTCCTTGTCTACGTCCCCGGTTTAGATTTTATAGATGCGTTCTTTGGATGCCTAAGAGCTAAAGTCTTGCCAGTTCCAATTATTCCCCCGGATCCCATGCAAAGAAGTGGACAGGCACTAATGAAAATTGAAAACATTGCCAAGTCATGTGGCATTGTTGCGATTTTGTCAACTTTAGCTTATCACTCAGCTGTCCGAGCAGGTTCTTTGAAAAATTTGATTTCACTAACACGGAAAAATGGGAAGTCATCCAGCCGTTGGCCAAATCTTCCGTGGTTGCATACTGATACCTGGGTCAAGAACTCTAAGAGCATTGTTTTGGAGCATCTTGATGATCAGAACGAACCACAGCCTGACGATAcatgtttcttgcaatttaccTCGGGATCAACTGGTGATGCTAAAGGAGTCATGATCTCTCATGGAGGGCTAATTCATAATGTGAAGTTGATGCAAAGTAGATACAAAAGTACCTCAAGGACTAAACTGGTAAGTTGGCTTCCTCAGTATCATGATATGGGGCTTATTGGAGGACTTTTTACCTCTCTTGTTAGTGGTGGATCTGCGATTTTATTTTCACCTATGACATTTATCAAGAAGCCAATGTTATGGCTTGAAATCATCAGCAAGTATCAAGCAACTCATAGTGCCGGCCCTAACTTTGCCTTCGAGTTACTAATCCGAAGATTAGAGTCTGACAAGGATAAGATTCGGAATTTAGACCTTTCATCTTTGGTTTTTCTTATGGTTGCTGCTGAACCAGTGAGACAGAAGACCTTGAAAAGATTCATTGAGTTAACAACTCCTTTTGGCTTATCTCAAAAGGTGATGGCTCCTGGATACGGCTTGGCAGAAAATTGTGTGTTTGTAAGTTGTGCATTTGGAGAAGGTAAGCCTATTATTGTTGATTGGCAGGGAAGAGTTTGTTGTGGGTATATTCGTCCGGAAGATAAAGATATCGACATTAGAATTGTTGACCCAGACACTTGCGAAGAGTTTCACGAAGACGGGACGGAGGGAGAAGTCTGGATTAGTAGTCCAAGTGCAGGAGTAGGATACTGGGGAAGGGAAGAATTGAGTCAGAAAACTTTCAGGAATGAACTTACAAATCATCCCGGACGTAAATACACAAGAACCGGAGACTTGGGACGAATAATAGATCAGAAGCTATTCATCACTGGAAGAATCAAGGATCTTATCATTGTTGCAGGGAGAAACATCTACTCGTCTGACGTGGAAAAGACAGTTGAGACTTCATCTGAGTTTCTTCGTCCTGGTTGCTGTGCTGTCATAGGTGTCCCTGAGGAAATTCTATCAGCAAAAGGGATTTCCATTCCAGATGGCTCTGATCAGGTTGCGTTGGTTGTGATTGCAGAAGTAAGGGACGGTAAGCCAGTTAGCAAGGATGTGATTGACATCATTAAGATGCGTGTGGCAGAAGAACATGGAGTCAGTCTTGCTTCTGTCAAGTTGATCAAGCCTAGAACCATCAGCAAAACTACATCGGGAAAGATCAAGAGATTTGAATGTCTCAAACAATTTACAGACGAGACACTGCACTTGGTACCTCTACGTACGAAACCTATGATGACAAAGAAATCTAAGGTATGGCCATTTACTGCATCAACCTGCAGAGAAGAAAAACCATTCCAGCTCCAGCTAGTAAGAAGTTCACCTGCAGATAGTAAGAGGATCAATAAAAGCGACATTGTAGAGTTTCTGAAAGTTCTTATTTCTGAGCAGACTGGAGTACTAATCAACAATGTCTCAGTCACTGACAACCTCACATCCTACGGAATTGACTCAATTGGTGTTGTTAAAGCAACTCAAAAACTCTCCGATTTCCTTGGAACACCAATTGCAGCTATAGATGTtttcactgcatcatgcatcctTGAATTGGCTAGCTTCTCAGAGGATCTTCTGTCAAAGACTCAGCCTCAGATAGTGAGAAGTATACCTGTCACTACTAAAAGGATCAATAAGAACAACATCGTAGAGTTTTTGAAAGTGCTTATTTCTGAGCAGACTGGAGTATCAATCGACAACATCTCAGTCACAGACAACCTGACATCCTATGGAATCGACTCAATTGGTGTGGTTAAAGCAACTCAAAAACTCTCAGATTTTCTTGGAACACCAGTTGCAGCAATAGATGTTTTCACTGCATCCTGCATTCAAGAATTGGCTAACTTCTCTGAAGATCTTTTATCAAAGACTCAGACTCAGCTTTCAAATAATCCATCCGATGTTCCAGAAGCGGAAATTGATTCAACTGAATCAGTTGTGGAGGTATCCAAGTCTCGCCAGTTGGGTATCCGTTTACTTCAATTCCTGGCTCTTATTTATATCTCAATCATGCTGGCCTCTCCTGCCTATCTATCCATAACTGCTTTTACAAATTCCAGCCTATGTGCCAATAAATCAGTAGCTGGAGTTTCTTGGTTAAATTACATAATTTCGCTGGTTTTTGCACCTCTTGCTTGGATTCTTTGCATTGCTTCTACTTGCATTTGCATTTCAGTGTTTGGAAGTTCTTTATTGGGGCTAAACTATGAACATACTTCTGACATCTCCATTTATTCAATGGATTTTGTCAAGTGGTGGACACTATATAAGGCTCAAGAAATTTCCTCTAAAGTTTTGGCAACACACCTCAGAGGAACAGTGTTTCTGAACTACTGGTTTGAGATGTTGGGTGCAAGAATTGGATCATCAGTTCTTCTTGATACAGTTGACATCACAGACCCGGCTCTGGTGTCAATCGGAGACGAAGCTGTCGTTGCGGAAGGGGTTTTGGTTCAAAGCCATGAGGTAAAGAAAGGAGTTCTAAGTCTCCATCCCGTTAGGATTGGAAACTATTCCTCTATTGGACCTTATGCTGTTATTCAAAAAGGAAGTGTTGTTGGAGAAAGTGTTGAAGTAAAGGCTTTGCAAAAGGTTGGAGGAGGTGAACATGTGCTAAAGCCAAATAACCTTGATAATATTGATAAG AATGCAGATCTTCCTGTTATTAACAGCAAAACTCAATATGATACCATCTACCACTTTATGGGGATCTATCTTGTTGGCTTTCTCTCCTCACTTGCTGCAGCCATTGCATATTTCTTATATATCAAATTCTCCAAACATCCTCCATCACTCCAACACTTTTCATTTGTTTGTATATGTGGCGCTTTTCACTGGATACCGTATACTGTCATTGCATATGCTTCAATGTTCTATGATGTCCCATCAAACCCCATCACCTTTGCCATTTCATTTACCGGCGCTTACTTGCTTCATAGTCTCATACTCATCACTCTCACCGCTGTTCTTACACGTCTCCTCATACATAACCCAAAGCAAAACGAATTCAAAACCTGGCTTCAATGTCGATTAAACATATCCTGCCACCTTAGATGTGCTAAGCTTCTCTCAGGAACAGAAGCCTTCTGCGTATATTTACGCCTTATGGGGGCGAAAATTGGCAAGCATTGTTCCATTAGAGCCATCAACCCAGTTTCAAATCCAGAGTTAATGTCAATCGGTGACGGCGTCCATCTCGGAGATTTTAGCAAAATAATTACAGGGTTTCATTCTTCCAATGGATACCTTAGTGGAAAAATTGAGGTTCAAGATAACTCGGTTATCGGAAGTCAAAGCTTAATTCTCCCTGGTTCTCTCATCCAAAAGAATGTGATCCTTGGTGCACTTTCAGTAGCTCCAATGAATTCTATACTCCAAGAGGGTGGTTTATATATCGGTTCACAATCCCATACAGCTAACTTAACTTCACCATTGCACAAACAAGACTCACAAAAAGTAACCTTCACATTGACAAGGAAATGGTATCAAACCTTCTCATCACTTTTCATTCAGCCATTTTTACAAACAGTTTCGCCTCATATTTTATTAGGATTAGCAATTTATGCTCCTTTGAACTTGATTTTTCACCTAAAGAATACCAAAAAAGTTCCAATCTTTTGGCTACTTCCTTTGATATGGATTCTCTCAGGTACTATAGCTGCATTAACATGTGCTATAGCCAAATGGGTACTTATAGGAAGGAAGAAAAAGGGTGAAAAAGTGTCTATATGGAGTAAAAGCATAATCTTGGATACTACATGGCAAGCTATAAGAACAATAACAGGTGATTATTTCATGGAAATAACATGTGGGTCATTAATGTTTGTTACATGGATGAAGATGATGGGTGTTGAAGTAGACATGGATGATGGTGATGTATATGTTGATAGCATGGGAGCACTGTTGAACCCTGAGATGGTTAAGATAGAGAGAGGTGGTTGTGTGGGAAAAGAAGCATTGTTGTTTGGACATATATATGAAGGTGATGaaggagggatggtgaagtttGGAGAGATTAAGGTTGGTGAAGATGGGTTTGTTGGGAGTAGAGCTATGGTTATGCCTGGTGTGAGGTTGGAGAATGGGGCTAATGTTGGTGCTTTGTCACTTGCAATGAAAGGAGAGGTTGTTAGGTGA